A window of Lacibacter sediminis contains these coding sequences:
- a CDS encoding CsbD family protein — protein sequence MDKLEVKGQWNEWKGKLKQQYAELTDDDLTYEEGKDDELWGRIQKKTGKAKDELVKWLKDLG from the coding sequence ATGGACAAATTAGAAGTAAAAGGACAATGGAATGAGTGGAAAGGCAAACTCAAACAGCAATATGCCGAGTTAACCGATGATGATCTTACTTACGAAGAAGGAAAAGACGATGAATTGTGGGGAAGAATTCAAAAGAAAACCGGCAAAGCCAAAGATGAATTGGTGAAGTGGTTAAAAGACCTGGGTTAA
- a CDS encoding chitosanase: MAITAQQKQKILRVVNVFETGSIAGNYAAITLLKDGPPGADGSPMKQITYGRSQTTEFGNLKMLIQQYIDANGSFADALKPYVSKIGKKPSLCTDALLLQTLKTAGKTDPVMKKAQDDFFEQLYYQPALNWFTGMKFTTALSMLVIYDSFIHSGTVPSWLRERFAEAVPKNGGDEKNWIKQYVHARHNWLANHSRAILRKTIYRTQCFKTNIAKDNWDLLQVIHANGIAVS; encoded by the coding sequence ATGGCTATTACTGCACAACAAAAACAAAAGATACTCCGGGTAGTAAATGTATTTGAAACCGGAAGTATTGCAGGCAATTATGCTGCCATTACATTGTTGAAAGATGGTCCTCCGGGAGCCGACGGCAGCCCGATGAAGCAAATTACGTATGGCCGCAGCCAGACAACAGAGTTCGGCAATTTAAAAATGCTGATTCAACAGTACATTGATGCGAATGGATCGTTTGCTGATGCATTAAAACCTTATGTAAGTAAGATCGGGAAGAAGCCAAGTCTTTGTACTGATGCTCTTCTTTTACAAACGTTGAAAACAGCAGGTAAAACAGATCCTGTCATGAAAAAGGCACAGGACGATTTTTTTGAACAATTGTATTACCAGCCGGCGCTTAACTGGTTTACGGGTATGAAGTTTACCACGGCGTTAAGTATGTTGGTTATTTATGACAGTTTTATTCACAGCGGTACAGTGCCTTCCTGGTTACGTGAGCGTTTTGCAGAAGCTGTACCTAAAAACGGTGGTGATGAAAAAAACTGGATCAAACAATATGTACATGCAAGACATAACTGGCTGGCAAATCATTCACGGGCCATCCTGCGCAAAACTATTTACCGCACACAGTGTTTCAAAACCAATATTGCAAAAGATAACTGGGATCTGTTGCAGGTTATACATGCGAATGGTATAGCTGTAAGCTGA